A window from bacterium encodes these proteins:
- a CDS encoding T9SS type A sorting domain-containing protein: MRYPGNINKRHSSIISTPQPMTRRRIMKKTVTMMLAFTFMLILSSSLLAQSVGDYRTRASGNWSVAQNWQRFNGSTWANVATPPSGSETITILSTDSIFVNAPVSITGTLINQGIVEPVDSLTITFANGGTYQHDRDGGSIPQSIWAEGSTLLLTGVTTTAPNDRDQDYYNLTFNTPGLLSNLNMNLNGNTIGGNVRIITTGTTNRWYLTTALATDTAIVTIMGNVLVEAGQFSVQGTSNAQTVFEVHHYGNIVVTGGNFSIARGSQAGGKTTWYLHEGNFSMSNATTQNSNATPGGAKFVFAKAGTQTLTLGTGNTLTALPIEVSSGTTLDMGAGVLAGSGTFTVHEGATLLTALPGGVAEMLSAVTGVVTLAEGSSYGFNGAAAQVTSARMPTTVTDLIINNAAGVMLSQATTINGVLRLVNGEFDNTIPFTLGPNGSISFEGGSLKVPVSVAERQQDVPVSFFIEQNYPNPFNPSTTIRFGLPSASRVTVEVFNTLGQKVATLFDGRKAAGVHNVQFDAAHLSNGVYLCRIQAGEIVGMKRMVLMK, from the coding sequence ATGAGATACCCTGGCAACATTAACAAAAGACATAGTTCCATCATCTCAACCCCACAACCGATGACAAGGAGGCGCATCATGAAAAAAACTGTTACGATGATGCTCGCTTTTACTTTCATGTTGATCTTATCCTCATCTCTTTTAGCCCAATCCGTGGGAGATTATCGCACGCGTGCCAGCGGTAATTGGAGTGTGGCGCAGAACTGGCAGCGGTTCAACGGTTCCACCTGGGCCAACGTTGCCACGCCGCCGAGCGGGTCTGAAACCATCACGATCCTGAGCACGGATTCAATATTCGTCAACGCTCCGGTTTCGATCACCGGCACGCTCATCAATCAAGGAATAGTAGAACCCGTTGACAGTCTCACCATCACCTTTGCGAACGGTGGGACTTACCAGCATGACCGGGATGGCGGCAGTATTCCGCAATCAATTTGGGCAGAGGGCTCAACTCTCTTGTTGACGGGAGTGACGACAACTGCTCCCAACGATAGAGATCAAGATTATTACAACCTCACCTTCAATACTCCCGGTTTGCTCTCGAATCTCAACATGAACTTGAACGGCAACACCATTGGCGGCAATGTCCGCATCATCACCACCGGAACCACCAATCGTTGGTACCTCACCACCGCGCTCGCCACGGATACGGCAATCGTGACGATCATGGGCAACGTGTTGGTTGAAGCCGGTCAGTTTTCCGTGCAAGGAACAAGCAACGCGCAAACCGTCTTTGAAGTGCATCATTACGGCAATATCGTGGTGACCGGCGGCAACTTCTCGATTGCGCGCGGTTCACAAGCAGGCGGCAAGACAACGTGGTATCTGCATGAAGGCAACTTCTCCATGTCGAATGCGACGACGCAAAACTCCAACGCCACCCCAGGCGGCGCCAAATTCGTTTTTGCCAAAGCCGGCACGCAAACGCTGACGTTGGGAACGGGAAACACGTTGACGGCTCTTCCCATTGAAGTCAGCAGCGGCACGACGCTCGATATGGGCGCGGGCGTGCTGGCGGGCAGCGGCACGTTCACAGTACATGAAGGTGCAACCTTGCTGACCGCCCTTCCCGGCGGCGTAGCAGAGATGCTCAGCGCGGTCACCGGTGTGGTGACGCTTGCCGAAGGATCCAGCTATGGATTCAACGGCGCCGCGGCGCAAGTTACGAGTGCTCGCATGCCAACGACGGTCACTGATCTCATCATCAATAACGCCGCGGGTGTGATGCTGTCGCAAGCCACGACCATCAACGGTGTGCTCAGACTTGTGAACGGCGAGTTCGACAATACCATCCCTTTCACGCTCGGCCCGAATGGATCGATTTCGTTTGAAGGCGGAAGCCTCAAAGTTCCGGTTTCGGTTGCCGAGCGGCAACAGGACGTGCCGGTATCGTTCTTCATCGAACAGAATTATCCCAATCCTTTTAATCCATCTACGACCATAAGATTCGGACTGCCTTCTGCCTCTCGGGTCACTGTTGAAGTATTCAACACGCTCGGGCAGAAAGTCGCCACGCTTTTCGATGGTCGCAAAGCTGCTGGCGTGCATAACGTGCAGTTTGATGCCGCCCATCTCAGCAATGGCGTTTATTTGTGTAGAATTCAGGCGGGAGAAATTGTGGGTATGAAACGCATGGTCTTGATGAAGTGA
- a CDS encoding PorV/PorQ family protein yields MMNSLKTKIRFLAAIILAGNIFSSESLAQKVGSTSMQFLKVMPSARATALGEAYAVRATGAEAMFWNPAGLARLDNMELTSTYTNWLFDSQQGALAFALAIEGFGALGLQVQYVDFGEFEETTNARPYISNPEGPGLTGRTFSPYSYVVGVSYGRDLTDKFSVGLGMKYVHESLYDGRKLTAQVRQGVFEEVDTWANGLLFDFGIRYNTGYRSIHIGSAVQNFGADVKYAKESNPVQLLFRFGIGADLVGPEGLLRSGSSENRLSAALDIFHPNDYAQQIHAGVEYEFAGSFALRGGYKFNYDFDGLTLGGGVKHALEGVRLSADYSYGAMGTYLGNVQRISLGIALP; encoded by the coding sequence ATGATGAATTCTCTGAAAACGAAAATCCGGTTTCTCGCTGCAATCATTTTGGCAGGCAATATCTTTTCTTCTGAGTCTTTGGCGCAGAAGGTGGGCAGCACCTCGATGCAGTTTCTGAAAGTGATGCCCTCGGCGCGCGCCACGGCGCTGGGCGAGGCTTATGCCGTGCGGGCCACCGGCGCCGAGGCAATGTTTTGGAATCCCGCGGGCCTCGCTCGGCTCGACAACATGGAATTGACTTCCACCTACACCAACTGGCTCTTTGATTCCCAACAGGGCGCTCTCGCCTTTGCGCTTGCGATTGAAGGATTCGGCGCGCTCGGCTTGCAAGTCCAATATGTCGATTTCGGCGAGTTCGAAGAAACCACCAACGCGCGCCCCTACATCAGCAATCCCGAAGGCCCGGGACTGACCGGAAGAACCTTCAGCCCTTACAGCTACGTCGTCGGCGTATCGTATGGCCGCGATCTCACCGACAAGTTTTCCGTGGGCTTGGGCATGAAGTACGTGCATGAGTCGCTCTACGATGGTCGCAAGCTCACGGCGCAAGTGCGGCAGGGCGTGTTCGAAGAGGTCGACACCTGGGCGAACGGCTTGCTGTTTGATTTCGGCATTCGCTACAACACCGGTTATCGCTCGATTCATATCGGATCTGCCGTGCAGAATTTTGGAGCGGATGTGAAATATGCCAAGGAATCGAATCCTGTGCAGCTGCTGTTTCGCTTCGGCATTGGCGCGGATCTCGTCGGGCCGGAAGGGCTGTTGCGCTCCGGCAGCTCGGAGAACCGGTTGAGTGCGGCGCTGGACATCTTTCATCCCAACGATTACGCGCAACAGATACACGCCGGCGTGGAATATGAGTTTGCCGGTTCGTTTGCGTTGCGCGGCGGTTACAAGTTCAACTACGATTTCGACGGATTGACGCTCGGCGGCGGCGTCAAGCACGCACTCGAGGGCGTCCGGCTGTCGGCAGACTACAGCTATGGCGCCATGGGTACTTACCTCGGCAATGTTCAGCGGATCAGTTTAGGGATTGCGCTACCATGA
- a CDS encoding T9SS type A sorting domain-containing protein, translated as MKILKRTICAAAIAVFISSPALAQQAGDYRSAASGNWGDASTWETFDGANWVVAATAPAGSETITVRGDDTVRVDIAVSVAGYVKVEETGIVEISSGSLEFGNGSTYEHARDAGSVPLATWSPGSTFLLTGTVQDAPGNRNQSFHHVTFNTPNLGRNRDMGWNDIVIGGVVRVINTGTFRWQLTSIAANDTAAFAIMGDVIVEDGQFAVQGTSNAQTTFIVHHYGNLNVTGGNFSLARGSQGNGSGTTTWYLHQGNFAMDSAATQNSNPTPGNAKFVFAKNDTQQVTFKNVTFAGGRIHFEVADTSTMEIVGPFVVNGNLVNRGAVVPQDTLTFTNGAVYEHARNGGSVPSAVWQEGSSALFTGVTTTAPENRGQDYYHLTLNTPGLTSNRDLALDGNTISGNLTVISTGSARWQLVGGSSGTVTIKGDVIVQAGQLATHGTSSATNVVVEHYGNINVTAGNFSIGRGSQGSGAGTTIWNLHEGNFSMSNATTQNSNPTPGNAKFVFTKDGGVQNLMLANVTYAGGGLPIQVDSAATLNMDTTSVGGNGAFILSPGATLQTAHPGGLNAAIATTGVVAFSKAANFTFNGTQAQVAGALLPDTLGVLTLANPAGVAFNDTVRSAKLVVSPGTLMQIDSLGSVTADSGSVAGTVISKGELVAVAPLVFTNGSVYEHARDGGSVPSGVWNEGSTALFTGVTTTAPENRGQDYYHLTLNTPGLTSNRDLALDGNTIHGNLTVVSTGSARWQLVGGSSGTVTIKGDVIVQAGQLATHGTSSATNVVVEHFGDVTVTGGNFSIGRGSQGSGAGTTFWNLHEGNFSMSNATTQNSNPTPGNAKFVFTKDGGVQNLVLSNVTFGGGGLPIQVDSSATLNMDTTAVRGNGAFILSAGATLQTARAGGLDGAIGTTGVITLSKAANFTFNGIQLQAPGVLLPDTIGVLTLSNPAGVAFNDTVKCAELLVNSGTIMLVDSLGSMTADSGSVAGTVVNAGALAAIAPLNFGNGSVYEHARDGGSVPSGAWNEGSTALFTGITTTAPENRGQDYYHLTLNTPGLVSNRDLALDGNTIHGNLTVINTGLSRWQLVGGSSGTVTIMGDVIMASGQLATQGTSSATNVVVEHYGDVNVTGGNFSIGRGSQGSGTGTTIWNLHEGNFSMANATTQNSNPTPGNAKFVFAKDDGTQNLTLSNVTYGGGGLPIQVDSSTTLNMDTTAVGGNGVFILSEKATLATAHAGGIAGAVQSTGALTFNAGASYLFNGTVAQVTSTLMPDTVNGLAINNEAGVVLSQTTVINGVLRLMAGEFDNTIPFKLGPNGAISYEGGRLKVPVSVEERESELPKEFALFQNYPNPFNPSTTIRYHLPARARVTMKIYDVMGHEVAELMNGKPHEAGAFDFVWHAKGVTSGVYYLRISAGDFTAAQKLVLLK; from the coding sequence ATGAAAATTTTGAAACGAACAATTTGCGCCGCTGCAATTGCGGTATTCATTTCAAGCCCGGCCCTGGCACAGCAAGCGGGAGATTATCGTTCCGCAGCCAGCGGGAACTGGGGCGATGCCTCAACCTGGGAAACGTTCGATGGCGCAAACTGGGTCGTAGCGGCCACTGCTCCGGCGGGAAGCGAAACCATCACCGTGCGTGGTGATGACACCGTGCGCGTGGATATTGCGGTGAGTGTTGCCGGCTATGTCAAAGTGGAAGAAACCGGCATCGTCGAGATCAGCTCGGGTTCTTTGGAGTTTGGCAACGGCAGCACCTACGAGCATGCTCGAGATGCCGGCAGCGTACCCCTCGCCACCTGGAGCCCGGGATCTACATTTCTGCTGACCGGGACGGTTCAGGATGCCCCGGGCAACAGAAATCAAAGCTTCCATCATGTCACCTTTAACACGCCCAACCTGGGCCGCAACCGCGACATGGGGTGGAATGACATCGTCATCGGCGGCGTTGTGCGAGTGATCAACACCGGCACGTTCAGATGGCAATTGACTTCCATTGCCGCCAACGACACGGCGGCGTTCGCGATCATGGGCGATGTGATCGTCGAAGACGGCCAATTTGCAGTGCAGGGCACCAGCAATGCGCAGACAACATTCATTGTCCATCACTACGGCAACCTCAATGTCACCGGCGGCAACTTTTCACTGGCCAGAGGCTCGCAAGGCAACGGCTCGGGAACCACGACGTGGTATTTGCATCAGGGTAATTTCGCGATGGACAGTGCCGCGACGCAAAACTCCAATCCCACACCGGGGAATGCAAAATTCGTGTTTGCGAAAAACGACACGCAGCAGGTGACATTCAAGAATGTGACCTTTGCCGGCGGCCGGATTCATTTCGAAGTTGCCGATACGAGCACCATGGAAATCGTCGGGCCTTTTGTCGTCAACGGAAATCTGGTCAATCGCGGCGCCGTCGTGCCGCAGGACACGCTGACCTTCACCAACGGCGCGGTTTATGAACACGCCCGCAACGGCGGCAGTGTGCCCTCGGCTGTTTGGCAGGAAGGTTCGAGCGCATTGTTCACCGGCGTCACCACTACTGCGCCGGAGAATCGCGGGCAGGATTACTACCATCTCACGCTCAACACCCCGGGGCTGACTTCGAATCGCGATTTGGCTTTGGATGGCAATACCATCAGCGGCAATCTCACGGTGATCAGCACCGGCTCGGCGCGCTGGCAACTCGTGGGCGGATCGTCGGGCACGGTGACGATCAAGGGCGACGTGATCGTACAAGCCGGCCAATTGGCCACGCATGGCACCAGCAGCGCCACCAATGTCGTGGTCGAGCACTATGGCAATATCAATGTTACCGCTGGCAACTTTTCCATCGGCAGAGGCTCGCAAGGCAGCGGCGCGGGCACGACGATTTGGAATCTGCACGAAGGCAATTTCTCAATGTCAAATGCCACAACACAGAATTCCAATCCCACACCCGGCAATGCCAAGTTCGTCTTCACCAAAGATGGCGGCGTGCAGAATCTGATGCTCGCGAACGTGACGTATGCCGGCGGCGGCTTGCCGATTCAGGTCGATAGCGCGGCAACGTTGAACATGGACACGACTTCCGTCGGCGGCAACGGCGCATTCATTCTTTCTCCCGGAGCAACGCTGCAAACTGCTCATCCCGGCGGATTGAATGCGGCAATTGCTACGACCGGAGTCGTCGCGTTCAGCAAAGCCGCCAACTTCACATTCAACGGAACGCAGGCGCAAGTTGCCGGCGCGCTACTGCCGGACACGTTGGGCGTGCTGACGCTTGCGAATCCTGCCGGTGTTGCTTTCAACGACACGGTCAGAAGCGCAAAACTAGTTGTCTCGCCCGGCACGCTTATGCAGATTGATTCCCTGGGCAGCGTGACTGCCGATTCCGGTTCGGTTGCCGGCACAGTCATTAGCAAAGGAGAGCTTGTCGCAGTTGCGCCTTTGGTTTTCACAAATGGCTCTGTTTACGAGCATGCGCGCGATGGCGGCAGTGTTCCGAGCGGTGTGTGGAATGAAGGCTCGACCGCATTGTTCACCGGCGTTACTACCACAGCGCCGGAAAATCGCGGGCAAGATTATTACCATCTCACGCTCAACACGCCGGGACTGACTTCGAATCGCGATTTGGCTCTGGATGGCAACACCATTCACGGCAATCTCACGGTGGTCAGCACCGGCTCGGCGCGCTGGCAGCTCGTCGGCGGCTCATCGGGCACGGTGACGATCAAAGGCGATGTGATCGTGCAAGCCGGCCAGTTAGCAACGCATGGCACCAGCAGCGCCACCAATGTCGTGGTTGAACATTTTGGCGATGTCACTGTCACTGGCGGCAACTTTTCCATCGGCAGAGGCTCGCAAGGCAGTGGCGCGGGCACGACGTTTTGGAATCTGCACGAAGGCAATTTCTCAATGTCGAATGCCACCACACAGAATTCCAATCCCACGCCCGGCAATGCCAAGTTTGTCTTCACCAAAGATGGCGGCGTGCAAAACCTGGTGCTCTCGAATGTGACATTTGGCGGCGGCGGTTTGCCGATTCAAGTCGATAGCTCAGCAACGTTGAACATGGACACGACCGCCGTGCGTGGCAATGGCGCGTTTATCCTTTCTGCCGGAGCGACTTTGCAAACCGCGCGCGCGGGCGGATTGGACGGCGCCATTGGCACAACCGGCGTCATTACACTCAGCAAAGCAGCCAACTTCACGTTCAACGGCATCCAACTTCAAGCGCCCGGCGTGCTGCTGCCGGACACGATCGGGGTGCTGACGCTGTCCAATCCTGCCGGCGTCGCATTCAACGACACCGTGAAGTGTGCCGAATTGCTGGTGAATTCCGGCACAATCATGCTGGTTGATTCGTTGGGCAGCATGACTGCTGATTCCGGATCGGTTGCCGGCACCGTCGTCAATGCAGGCGCGCTTGCTGCGATTGCGCCATTGAACTTCGGAAATGGCTCTGTTTACGAGCATGCGCGCGACGGCGGCAGCGTTCCGAGCGGCGCATGGAATGAAGGCTCGACCGCATTGTTCACCGGCATCACCACCACCGCGCCCGAGAATCGCGGGCAAGATTACTACCATCTCACGCTCAACACACCGGGACTGGTTTCGAATCGCGATCTGGCTTTGGATGGCAACACCATACACGGCAATCTCACGGTCATCAACACTGGCCTGTCGCGCTGGCAACTCGTGGGCGGCTCATCGGGCACGGTGACGATCATGGGCGATGTCATCATGGCAAGCGGCCAGCTTGCCACGCAAGGCACCAGCAGCGCGACGAATGTTGTGGTTGAGCATTATGGTGATGTCAACGTTACCGGCGGAAATTTTTCCATTGGCAGAGGTTCGCAAGGCAGCGGCACGGGCACGACGATTTGGAATCTGCACGAAGGCAATTTCTCGATGGCGAACGCCACCACGCAGAATTCCAATCCCACTCCCGGCAATGCCAAATTCGTTTTCGCCAAAGACGACGGTACCCAGAACCTGACGCTCTCGAATGTGACGTACGGCGGCGGCGGCTTGCCGATTCAGGTCGATAGTTCAACAACGTTGAACATGGACACGACTGCCGTTGGCGGCAATGGCGTCTTCATTCTGAGCGAAAAAGCCACTCTGGCAACGGCACACGCCGGCGGTATTGCCGGCGCCGTGCAGTCCACCGGGGCGCTCACCTTCAACGCGGGAGCGAGCTACCTCTTCAATGGAACCGTTGCGCAAGTCACCAGCACGCTCATGCCGGACACGGTGAATGGGTTGGCGATCAACAACGAAGCAGGAGTCGTGCTTTCGCAGACAACGGTGATCAACGGTGTGTTGCGGCTCATGGCAGGTGAGTTCGACAATACCATTCCATTCAAGCTCGGCCCCAACGGCGCGATTTCGTATGAGGGCGGAAGACTCAAGGTGCCGGTTTCGGTCGAGGAACGCGAGTCGGAACTTCCGAAGGAATTTGCCCTGTTCCAAAATTATCCCAATCCGTTCAATCCCTCCACCACGATTCGTTATCACTTGCCCGCGCGGGCCCGCGTCACCATGAAGATTTATGACGTCATGGGTCACGAAGTCGCGGAGTTGATGAACGGCAAGCCACACGAGGCCGGCGCTTTTGATTTCGTGTGGCATGCGAAGGGAGTGACCAGCGGCGTGTATTACCTGCGCATTTCCGCCGGTGATTTTACCGCCGCGCAGAAACTCGTGCTGCTGAAATAG
- a CDS encoding right-handed parallel beta-helix repeat-containing protein: MLAQKYVASDGDDANPGTFEQPFGTIAKAVAEVLPGDTIYVRGGLYALTSTVTISAAKSGTESQPITLTSFQDEIPLLDFSGQSFGSRGISLRANYWHIRGLQIKGAGDNGMEINFGSHNLIENCAFFENRDSGLQLSNGSANNRIINCDSYYNADPPDFADADGFAPKLTVGSGNYFYGCRAWGNVDDGWDGYLRGADDVTTTLENCWTWGNGYLKDGGDPGPQANGNGFKMGGGDNSNSEQLMHHAILINCVAFDNKNKGFDQNNNVGSMTLLHCTGYGNREANYRIQRALNPGQALTVKNSLSFNGLGQLGSFAVQETNSWKSPFVVTAEDFLSLNPALAESPRYADGSLPEIEFMHLAAGSDLIDAGVDLGLPFKGKAPDLGAFESDFGTRVRENDLQPAGFHLKQNYPNPFNPVTKIEFQLAGAGRVQLAVYDATGRLTAILVNGNLERGSHAIAFEAGNLSSGAYFYRIETSDFIQTKRMLLMR, from the coding sequence TTGCTTGCGCAGAAATATGTTGCCTCCGACGGCGATGACGCCAACCCCGGAACCTTCGAGCAACCGTTCGGCACCATCGCGAAAGCCGTTGCCGAGGTCTTGCCCGGTGACACGATTTATGTGCGCGGCGGCCTTTATGCACTTACGAGCACAGTCACCATCTCCGCGGCAAAAAGCGGAACGGAAAGCCAGCCCATCACCCTGACTTCGTTCCAGGATGAAATCCCCCTTCTTGATTTTTCCGGGCAGTCGTTCGGGTCCAGAGGCATCAGTCTGCGCGCAAATTACTGGCATATCCGCGGATTGCAGATCAAAGGCGCGGGCGACAACGGCATGGAGATCAACTTCGGCTCGCACAACCTCATTGAGAATTGCGCGTTTTTTGAGAACCGGGATTCCGGCCTGCAGTTGAGCAATGGCTCGGCAAACAATCGCATCATCAATTGCGATTCGTATTACAATGCCGATCCGCCGGATTTCGCGGACGCCGACGGCTTTGCTCCGAAACTCACTGTCGGTTCAGGCAATTATTTCTACGGCTGCCGCGCGTGGGGCAATGTCGATGACGGTTGGGACGGCTATCTGCGCGGCGCAGACGATGTGACCACCACCCTCGAAAATTGTTGGACGTGGGGCAATGGCTATCTCAAAGATGGCGGCGATCCCGGACCCCAAGCAAACGGCAATGGCTTCAAAATGGGCGGCGGCGACAACAGCAACAGCGAACAACTGATGCATCACGCCATTTTGATCAATTGCGTGGCTTTTGATAACAAGAATAAAGGATTCGATCAGAACAACAATGTCGGTTCAATGACGTTGTTGCATTGCACCGGCTATGGCAACCGGGAAGCGAATTACAGAATTCAGCGCGCACTCAATCCCGGCCAAGCATTGACCGTGAAGAATAGCCTTTCGTTTAACGGTCTGGGTCAGTTGGGAAGTTTTGCGGTGCAGGAAACCAACAGTTGGAAGAGTCCTTTCGTGGTCACCGCGGAGGATTTTTTGAGCCTGAACCCGGCGTTGGCCGAGTCGCCACGCTACGCGGACGGCAGCTTGCCGGAGATCGAATTCATGCACCTGGCCGCCGGCAGTGATTTGATCGATGCCGGCGTCGATCTTGGCCTGCCATTTAAAGGCAAGGCGCCTGATCTCGGCGCGTTCGAAAGCGATTTTGGCACGAGGGTGAGGGAGAACGATCTTCAACCGGCAGGCTTTCACCTGAAGCAAAATTACCCCAATCCCTTCAACCCGGTGACCAAGATCGAATTTCAGTTGGCCGGAGCGGGTCGAGTTCAGCTTGCCGTTTATGATGCCACCGGCCGGTTGACGGCGATCTTGGTGAATGGAAACCTGGAACGAGGCTCGCATGCAATTGCCTTCGAGGCCGGCAATCTATCGAGCGGCGCTTACTTCTACAGAATTGAGACTTCGGATTTTATTCAGACGAAAAGGATGCTGTTGATGAGGTGA
- a CDS encoding pectinesterase family protein, whose protein sequence is MVEGRYSGKPGALVEGAPRFATIGAALAAVPKDNAQRFVIFIKEGRYDEKLIVDRPFVHFIGESRDGTIITHDDCGDTPASRGGKLGTQGSFTLQIAAPDFRAENLTIENGFDYPENAARADDDPAKAQNPQAVALMTTAASDRAVFCNCVIRGFQDTLYADAGRHYFHGCRILGHVDFIFGAGQAVFENCEIVSRDRKGKDPTGYITAPSTAMAYPFGFLFLACRLLKEKKDLPAGSVRLGRPWHPGGDPRVEGSAVFVRCFMDDHLGLEGYAAISVRDSTGQRIWFEVKPDSRFFEFESHGPGAIKSAKRPTLDEKEAAYYSAANVLNGWSPACPHRAY, encoded by the coding sequence GTGGTTGAGGGAAGGTATTCCGGCAAGCCCGGCGCGCTGGTGGAGGGCGCGCCGCGCTTCGCCACGATTGGCGCCGCGCTCGCTGCTGTTCCGAAGGACAACGCGCAGCGGTTCGTTATCTTCATCAAAGAGGGACGCTATGACGAGAAGCTGATTGTCGATCGACCGTTCGTTCATTTCATTGGCGAGAGCCGTGACGGCACCATCATCACACACGATGATTGCGGCGACACGCCGGCATCGCGGGGCGGCAAACTTGGAACGCAAGGCAGCTTCACACTACAAATCGCCGCGCCGGATTTCAGAGCGGAGAATCTTACGATTGAAAACGGCTTCGATTATCCCGAGAATGCGGCAAGGGCGGATGACGACCCGGCCAAAGCGCAAAATCCGCAGGCCGTCGCGCTCATGACGACCGCGGCCAGCGACCGCGCCGTGTTTTGCAATTGCGTGATCAGAGGGTTCCAAGACACACTGTACGCCGACGCGGGCCGCCACTACTTTCACGGCTGTCGCATTCTCGGTCACGTTGATTTCATCTTCGGCGCGGGCCAGGCGGTTTTCGAAAATTGTGAAATCGTTTCTCGCGACCGCAAAGGCAAGGATCCCACCGGTTACATCACCGCGCCCAGCACCGCGATGGCATATCCGTTCGGCTTCTTGTTTCTCGCCTGCCGTCTGTTGAAAGAGAAGAAGGATTTGCCTGCCGGCTCGGTGCGGCTCGGCCGGCCGTGGCATCCCGGTGGTGATCCGCGTGTCGAGGGCAGCGCGGTTTTTGTGCGCTGCTTCATGGATGATCACCTCGGCTTGGAAGGCTACGCCGCGATTTCTGTACGTGATTCCACCGGCCAGCGCATTTGGTTCGAAGTGAAACCTGATTCGCGTTTCTTTGAATTCGAAAGTCACGGTCCTGGCGCGATCAAAAGCGCAAAGCGTCCGACGCTCGATGAAAAAGAAGCGGCGTACTATTCTGCTGCAAACGTGTTGAATGGTTGGTCGCCCGCTTGTCCGCATCGAGCATATTGA
- a CDS encoding YjbH domain-containing protein, which produces MFSAALRFCVLFFLLARALFAQGYGGALTFQGINHYSLHSAASRAMGGVIIGVKQDAGLMFQNPAALHSISGIQAALGGLWFSQDLEQQQNYAPVRYYSNLSLLLEGLTAKIPNPDTTLVGFTAQDTVQRPYDSIGPNWTRSKNHNTPLQAFLAVPLSLGNIKLVAGIGAVNYADLNHYYQNNNVLSPNILSQRPLPTLRPGDDNPLPVNWSQAMRSRAGSLQGYGIALAGSVMKNVSLGFSGMILDGSSDDVEQEVARGRLTFYSNAFRADSIYHRITKTGTSDFSGTEFTLSSILTGRFVSVGFAVKPPATITRNYTMQVATDTTGTPSLATIQGEDELQLPWRGRLGLALTPNENLTLGLEYEFRPYDSAKYVDANGVENSPWLSTSLFRIGAEYRIASWLALRGGMRGEAEVFEPEGNQIEGEPVAYTVYSAGVGITQSALHLSVTYENALMKYQDIWASAISKNRERCHTFIAQLSYEIPWQH; this is translated from the coding sequence GTGTTCTCTGCCGCTCTGCGGTTTTGCGTGCTGTTTTTCCTTTTGGCGCGAGCACTTTTCGCGCAAGGCTACGGCGGCGCGCTGACGTTTCAGGGAATTAATCACTACTCGCTGCATTCCGCCGCAAGCCGGGCCATGGGCGGCGTCATCATCGGCGTCAAACAAGACGCCGGATTGATGTTTCAGAATCCGGCGGCATTGCATTCAATATCCGGGATACAGGCGGCACTTGGCGGACTTTGGTTCTCCCAGGATTTGGAACAACAGCAGAATTATGCGCCGGTGAGATATTACTCGAATCTCAGCCTGCTGTTGGAAGGCCTGACCGCCAAAATACCGAATCCGGATACCACGCTTGTCGGCTTCACGGCACAGGACACGGTGCAGAGACCGTATGACAGCATCGGGCCAAATTGGACACGTTCGAAAAATCATAACACACCACTGCAGGCGTTTCTTGCCGTGCCGCTTTCGTTGGGAAATATCAAGCTCGTTGCCGGAATCGGTGCGGTCAATTACGCCGACTTGAATCATTATTATCAAAACAACAATGTCCTTTCTCCCAACATCTTGTCGCAACGTCCGTTGCCAACGCTGCGCCCGGGTGATGATAATCCCCTGCCGGTGAATTGGTCGCAGGCAATGCGTTCGCGCGCCGGCTCGCTGCAAGGTTACGGCATCGCCCTGGCCGGCAGCGTGATGAAGAATGTTTCCCTTGGTTTCAGCGGAATGATCCTGGACGGCAGCAGTGACGACGTTGAACAAGAGGTGGCCAGAGGAAGACTCACGTTTTATTCGAATGCTTTTCGCGCGGATTCGATTTACCACAGAATCACCAAGACGGGCACTTCGGATTTCAGCGGCACGGAATTTACTCTGAGCAGCATTCTCACCGGGCGGTTCGTCAGCGTCGGTTTTGCCGTCAAACCGCCGGCAACAATCACTCGGAACTACACCATGCAGGTTGCAACCGATACGACCGGCACGCCCTCCCTTGCGACGATTCAAGGCGAAGACGAATTGCAGCTGCCCTGGCGCGGCCGGCTTGGCCTTGCGCTCACGCCAAATGAGAATCTGACCCTGGGCTTGGAGTATGAGTTTCGTCCTTATGATTCCGCCAAGTATGTCGATGCGAACGGCGTCGAAAACTCGCCCTGGCTTTCCACCTCGCTCTTTCGCATCGGCGCAGAGTATAGAATTGCCTCCTGGCTGGCGCTGCGCGGCGGCATGCGCGGCGAGGCGGAAGTATTCGAACCGGAAGGAAATCAGATCGAAGGCGAGCCGGTGGCGTACACGGTTTATTCAGCCGGCGTCGGAATCACGCAATCGGCCCTGCACTTGAGTGTGACGTATGAAAACGCCTTGATGAAGTACCAAGACATTTGGGCCAGCGCCATCAGCAAGAATCGCGAACGGTGTCACACGTTCATCGCACAACTCTCATATGAGATACCCTGGCAACATTAA